In the Osmia bicornis bicornis chromosome 6, iOsmBic2.1, whole genome shotgun sequence genome, ttcttcttgttaAGAAAATGATTCTTATTTAATTGATATGACGATAGAATtgtcaaaattatttaaacaatgcCGTGTTTCGATTGGAAATAACGATAACCAATGACAGCCATTGCAAGCATGAAAAGGGGTTGCATGATTGATGCACTCGTCGAGGAATTGCAGAGATCGGTACTGCAAATGTGGCAGGATTCGATTACGTTTCGGCCTGAAATTGCCATAGCGCTGCAAGGACCATCGTGGATATCCGCTTCGTCCACATTTGGGGTCGAACACTGACGTATCACGACCCGTTCGccattttctaaaaaaaatgaatacgaatcagtaataaaaaatcgtatttcagtaattattgcaaaaaataattacctCATTTTCCAATTTgacaattaaattcaattaataaataactatATTTTCACGAATGGGATATgggtaatatgaaaataaattatcgacAATTTCACGACGTTCTCATAACAGAGTATGATATTTACGTCGGAGCGGATGTAGTAACTTATGTTTGCAATTTCCTATCCATGtgaaatatcttttttttgtCAGTATTTGTATTGGAACGAAGCATTGTTGAGTGATCTAACGTAACGGGTTGTGTAACGTTGATGATTCAAAGCGTACCAAGAATCAAAGTTTTGTACACGAACAGATCTACGTTTCTTTATAAAACAGTTTCTATAACGCGCAGCGAGTCTCCTAAAATGGGAAACACCTCTGCCATTTGCAGTAAACACGGTCAAGGAAGAGTACTATtctcattaatttttttttctcttgaaCAGCTAAATAGACCGCGACAGAGATCATTTCGCGAAGAgaaatctaacaataagtaacccactttttacattttcccatttctcttattattttttttattacaaaagaGTATGAAAGAATCTCTGACGTTTGCAGCAACTCGTGTTATTATTAGACTGTCGAAGagttaattatattatcaCGGTCAGTTATGCAAATTTGTATAATCTTCCGGTTGCAGTGCGTGAACAACACGTATGTATATTCGTCGTTAATCCGTGAATTCTAGTCACGTTAATACGATTAACCTTAATATTCATGATTCTATGCTAACGTCTGATTTTTCTCCGACGCGGGTGTGGTTTTGTCCTCGGTAACGTGTAATTATCGCAATTGTGGTACATGAGCACACGCCATGACTCACAATATGGTACACGGTTACGATCAAATAGAACACAATCATCATCGAGTTATTTCACGATTCTAAGCAACGTTCTAATGCGTCATTACACGTAGAAAACAACGCCAGTACGATCTAATGACACATTTTTCAAAAAGATTTTACGATATTTATAATGATAGGTACCTTTTGATTAAGGGTAAGTATAAGGgcagaaatatttcaatatttgctTTTTACTTGGAAAGAAGTTAGAGAGAATCTAATCTAGAGgatacaaattaatttctatacTAATTAAGCTTATAATCTTAAAATGAAACACCAACTTAAGTCTGAaagttaattttgaaaagataATGATATTTGAcgtattttttataaacaaagaatatatgaaaatatgaagaattatttttgaaactttattTACCTCTTTTCACAGTTTTTCGGCAAATGGGTTTCGATGTTTCATAAAATCCAGCTTCGCAAGTTTTCACATGAAACATAGCCTGATGTTCGGTGACGTTCATTGGATCACCGCACAAAGCATTCATGTTGGAAGCACAATCCCAACATTTCAAAGCCGAACctgttaaatatattataaaatatgaaatacaagaaGTAGGTACGTGCAATATTAATAGTGACCAAATTATTCTGCGTTTTTTATAAAAACTGTTTGCACGATGTTTCGGAATAATTGAAAGTGACTAattgtatgttttatttttttgcaaCACATTACGAAAActcataaaataattacataacAATTTGCATTACGTCATGGATGCATTTACGTAGTAGA is a window encoding:
- the LOC114879895 gene encoding uncharacterized protein LOC114879895, producing MSFRSAWALVIFSLVVLVRPGSALKCWDCASNMNALCGDPMNVTEHQAMFHVKTCEAGFYETSKPICRKTVKRENGERVVIRQCSTPNVDEADIHDGPCSAMAISGRNVIESCHICSTDLCNSSTSASIMQPLFMLAMAVIGYRYFQSKHGIV